From Micromonospora nigra, one genomic window encodes:
- a CDS encoding GNAT family N-acetyltransferase: MVREWDPRTASSAEIASLLDTLNAVLAADLPQDPPWRESSLREYLAEVMPGERRLSWVAQEDPATGGTPGAIVGHVHVLLLGDIGVLEVLVHPAHRRGGLGRDLVLTAARRVYQEGFSSIGVEVVGDTPAVAFYEALGFAREYVETRSVLDLSSVDWAELAGMTTGVDTGYQLQFHPGGPPDELIEAYARTKAEVRDVDDGELRPSSYDPQRLRDSLDCLHRRGMKPYIVLALHEPTGEVAGLTEVVVPAQHPTRADQYDTIVVEDHRGYGIDRAIKARMLLELRSAEPQLAEVQTWNAQANETMLKVNAELGYRPDRDWCEYSIDVAELVHRLDAAR, encoded by the coding sequence ATGGTGCGCGAGTGGGACCCCAGGACCGCGTCGTCCGCCGAGATCGCGTCGCTGCTGGACACGCTGAACGCGGTCCTGGCGGCCGACCTCCCGCAGGATCCGCCGTGGCGGGAGAGTTCCCTGCGGGAATACCTCGCCGAGGTCATGCCCGGCGAACGACGGCTCTCCTGGGTCGCCCAGGAAGATCCGGCCACCGGCGGCACACCGGGAGCCATCGTCGGCCACGTGCACGTGCTGCTGCTCGGTGACATCGGTGTGCTGGAGGTGCTGGTGCACCCCGCGCACCGGCGCGGCGGGCTCGGCCGCGACCTCGTGCTGACCGCCGCCCGCCGGGTCTACCAGGAGGGCTTCTCGTCGATCGGGGTCGAGGTCGTGGGCGACACCCCGGCCGTGGCCTTCTACGAGGCGCTGGGCTTCGCCCGGGAGTACGTGGAGACCCGCAGCGTCCTCGACCTGTCCTCGGTGGACTGGGCGGAGCTGGCCGGCATGACCACCGGTGTGGACACCGGCTACCAGCTCCAGTTCCACCCCGGCGGCCCGCCGGACGAGCTGATCGAGGCGTACGCGCGGACGAAGGCCGAGGTGCGGGACGTCGACGACGGCGAACTGCGTCCCAGCTCCTACGACCCGCAGCGGCTGCGGGACAGCCTGGACTGCCTGCACCGGCGGGGCATGAAGCCGTACATCGTGCTCGCCCTGCACGAGCCGACCGGCGAGGTCGCGGGCCTGACAGAGGTGGTGGTGCCCGCCCAGCACCCGACCCGCGCCGACCAGTACGACACGATCGTCGTGGAGGACCACCGCGGGTACGGCATCGACCGGGCGATCAAGGCGCGGATGCTGCTGGAGCTGCGCTCGGCCGAACCGCAGCTGGCCGAGGTGCAGACCTGGAACGCGCAGGCCAACGAGACCATGTTGAAGGTCAACGCCGAGCTGGGCTACCGCCCCGACCGCGACTGGTGCGAATACAGCATCGACGTGGCCGAGCTGGTGCACCGGCTCGACGCCGCCCGTTGA
- a CDS encoding FmdB family zinc ribbon protein: MPRYEFRCRACGDTFEINRPMARAGEPASCPQGHTDTVKLLSTVAVTGRGGSPSGPASAPTGGGCCGGGCGC; the protein is encoded by the coding sequence ATGCCCCGGTACGAGTTCCGTTGCCGCGCCTGCGGCGACACCTTCGAGATCAACCGTCCGATGGCCCGGGCCGGCGAGCCGGCGTCGTGCCCCCAGGGGCACACCGACACGGTGAAGCTGCTGTCCACGGTGGCGGTCACCGGCCGGGGCGGCTCCCCGAGCGGTCCCGCGTCAGCCCCGACCGGCGGCGGCTGCTGCGGTGGCGGCTGCGGCTGCTGA
- a CDS encoding lamin tail domain-containing protein, which produces MRPRRTIAALATAAAVITAIGVAPPAASAAPTDLLISEYVEGSSNNKAIELFNGTASAVDLTVGGYQLQVYFNGSTNPTTLTLDGTVAAGDVFVLAAASAAPAILAAADQTTGASLFNGDDAIVLRRGTTVVDSIGQVGVDPGTEWGSGLTSTADNTLRRSGSVPTGDTDPSDGFDPAAQWAGFPTDTFDGLGAHTVDGGGPVDRPATVTCGPPLTTAVGTAAAREVTATDVDDRVVDLAVTSVTPTPTAGSITRTAGTPADAVGGTATATVTASAELPSGAYSVVVTATDVDGGTATCTLTVQVTRELTVGEVQGPTSDDESGPADRSPLAPASGTSPTLYDVRGVITQLTLARSSAGAEQRGFFLQSRSDATDGDPTSSDGIFVFMGSFTSLIGGYVPTVGDEVVLRARVSEYFNMTQLSGASLVRRLASGLDVDAVVTVTDAVPPVDLADAGRFWERHEGARMRVRAGSGAVSGRDVFSGTADAETWVVDRDDPLLDRADPYARRVFRDAHPLDNDPTRTFDDGNGQRIMLGSMGVKGTTGDSGALLPPARTFDTLTADAVGGVYFSFEKYGVQVESAAFTAGADPSRNAPPRPAKRTEEVAVATYNVENLYDFRDDPFDGCDFVGNSGCPGVRPPFNYVPASERDYLDQLAALADQITRDLHAPDLILVQEAEDQDICSVAGGRLVCGDTNDADGAPDTLQELALAVTAAGGPAYAAAYDRTGADDRGITSAFLYRTDRLSLAEASAADPVLGSSPTVRYRSAGLPGNADVQNPKALNASLPADVDTSTGLDGDNVFTRAPQLGKFTVAAAPGSSETFTLWAASNHFSSGPDRRVGQRREQAAYGAAIVTAIEASDPHARVVFGGDLNVFPRPDDPVATAAAPTPSDQLGPLYGAGMRNLWDDLLADAPSSAYSYSFAGQAQTLDHLFVNAALHADLVQVRAAHINADWPAEHAGDGSRGSSDHDPQVARFRSRATLSVADASVVEGDRGTRQLTFQVTVSRPLSQPMTLCAATVGLTARAGVDFDPYVGCRILPAGQTSLAFPVTVRGDRKAEANERILFAVAGSPALRFTDPLAIGTVTNDD; this is translated from the coding sequence ATGCGCCCGCGCCGCACCATCGCCGCGCTCGCGACCGCCGCCGCCGTCATCACGGCCATCGGCGTCGCACCCCCCGCGGCCAGCGCCGCGCCCACCGATCTTCTGATCTCCGAGTACGTCGAGGGCTCGTCGAACAACAAGGCGATCGAGCTGTTCAACGGCACCGCTTCCGCCGTCGACCTGACGGTCGGCGGATACCAGCTCCAGGTGTACTTCAACGGCTCCACCAACCCGACGACCCTGACTTTGGACGGCACGGTCGCGGCCGGTGACGTGTTCGTCCTCGCCGCCGCGTCCGCCGCGCCCGCCATCCTGGCCGCGGCCGACCAGACGACCGGCGCGAGCCTGTTCAACGGCGACGACGCGATCGTGCTCCGCCGGGGAACCACCGTGGTCGACTCGATCGGTCAGGTCGGCGTCGACCCGGGCACCGAGTGGGGCTCGGGTCTCACCAGCACCGCCGACAACACCCTGCGCCGGTCGGGCAGCGTCCCGACCGGGGACACCGACCCGTCGGACGGGTTCGACCCCGCGGCCCAGTGGGCCGGCTTCCCGACCGACACCTTCGACGGTCTCGGCGCGCACACCGTCGACGGTGGAGGGCCCGTCGACCGGCCCGCCACGGTCACCTGTGGCCCGCCGCTGACCACGGCGGTCGGCACCGCCGCCGCCCGTGAGGTGACCGCCACCGACGTCGACGACCGGGTCGTCGACCTGGCTGTCACCTCGGTCACCCCCACCCCCACCGCCGGCTCGATCACCCGCACCGCCGGCACCCCGGCCGACGCGGTCGGCGGCACCGCCACCGCCACCGTCACCGCCAGCGCCGAGCTGCCCTCAGGGGCGTACTCGGTGGTGGTCACCGCGACGGACGTCGACGGCGGCACCGCCACCTGCACCCTGACTGTGCAGGTCACCCGGGAACTGACCGTCGGCGAGGTGCAGGGCCCGACCAGTGACGACGAGTCCGGCCCCGCCGACCGGTCGCCGCTGGCTCCGGCCAGTGGCACCAGCCCGACCCTGTACGACGTGCGCGGCGTCATCACCCAGCTGACCCTGGCCCGCTCGTCGGCCGGTGCCGAGCAGCGCGGCTTCTTCCTGCAGAGCCGGTCCGACGCCACCGACGGTGACCCGACCAGCTCCGACGGCATCTTCGTGTTCATGGGTTCCTTCACCTCGCTGATCGGCGGCTACGTGCCGACGGTGGGCGACGAGGTGGTGCTGCGGGCGCGGGTGTCGGAGTACTTCAACATGACGCAGCTCTCCGGCGCGTCCCTGGTCCGCCGGCTGGCCTCCGGCCTCGACGTGGACGCCGTCGTCACGGTGACCGACGCCGTCCCGCCGGTCGACCTGGCGGACGCCGGCCGGTTCTGGGAGCGGCACGAGGGTGCCCGGATGCGGGTGCGCGCCGGCAGCGGCGCGGTCAGCGGCCGGGACGTGTTCTCCGGCACCGCCGACGCCGAGACCTGGGTGGTCGACCGGGACGATCCGCTGCTCGACCGCGCCGACCCGTACGCCCGCCGGGTGTTCCGGGACGCGCACCCGCTCGACAACGACCCGACCCGCACCTTCGACGACGGCAACGGCCAGCGGATCATGCTGGGCAGCATGGGCGTCAAGGGCACCACCGGGGACAGCGGTGCGCTGCTGCCGCCCGCACGCACCTTCGACACGCTGACCGCCGACGCCGTCGGCGGCGTCTACTTCTCGTTCGAGAAGTACGGCGTCCAGGTGGAGAGCGCGGCGTTCACCGCCGGGGCCGACCCGTCGCGGAACGCGCCGCCGCGACCGGCGAAGCGCACCGAGGAGGTCGCGGTCGCCACCTACAACGTGGAGAACCTGTACGACTTCCGCGACGACCCGTTCGACGGCTGCGACTTCGTCGGCAACTCCGGCTGCCCCGGGGTACGCCCGCCGTTCAACTACGTGCCGGCCAGTGAGCGGGACTACCTCGACCAGCTCGCGGCGCTGGCCGACCAGATCACCAGGGACCTGCACGCACCGGATCTGATCCTCGTGCAGGAGGCCGAGGACCAGGACATCTGTTCCGTCGCCGGTGGCCGGCTGGTCTGTGGTGACACGAACGACGCCGACGGTGCCCCCGACACCCTCCAGGAGTTGGCGCTGGCGGTGACGGCGGCCGGCGGGCCGGCCTACGCCGCCGCGTACGACCGCACCGGCGCGGACGACCGCGGTATCACCTCGGCGTTCCTGTACCGCACCGACCGGCTGTCGCTCGCCGAGGCGAGCGCCGCCGACCCGGTCCTGGGCTCGTCGCCCACGGTGCGGTACCGGTCGGCGGGGCTGCCCGGCAACGCCGACGTGCAGAACCCCAAGGCGCTCAACGCGTCGCTGCCGGCCGACGTGGACACCTCGACGGGCCTCGACGGCGACAACGTCTTCACCCGCGCCCCTCAGCTCGGCAAGTTCACCGTGGCCGCCGCGCCCGGGTCGAGCGAGACCTTCACGCTGTGGGCGGCGAGCAACCACTTCTCGTCGGGGCCGGACCGCCGGGTCGGGCAGCGCCGGGAGCAGGCCGCCTACGGGGCGGCGATCGTCACCGCGATCGAGGCGTCGGACCCGCACGCGCGGGTGGTGTTCGGCGGGGACCTGAACGTCTTCCCCCGCCCCGACGACCCGGTGGCGACGGCGGCTGCGCCGACTCCGTCGGACCAGCTCGGCCCGCTGTACGGGGCGGGGATGCGCAACCTGTGGGACGACCTGCTGGCCGACGCGCCGTCCTCGGCGTACTCGTACAGCTTCGCCGGGCAGGCGCAGACGTTGGACCACCTGTTCGTCAACGCCGCACTGCACGCCGACCTGGTGCAGGTACGGGCCGCGCACATCAACGCGGACTGGCCGGCGGAGCACGCGGGTGACGGCTCGCGCGGTTCCAGCGACCACGATCCGCAGGTGGCCCGGTTCCGGTCGCGGGCGACGCTGAGCGTGGCGGACGCCTCGGTGGTCGAGGGCGACAGGGGCACCCGCCAGCTGACCTTCCAGGTGACCGTCTCCCGGCCGCTGTCGCAGCCGATGACGCTGTGCGCCGCCACGGTCGGTCTGACGGCCAGGGCCGGCGTGGACTTCGACCCGTACGTCGGTTGCCGGATCCTGCCCGCCGGGCAGACCTCGCTGGCATTCCCGGTGACCGTCCGGGGTGACCGGAAGGCGGAGGCGAACGAGAGGATCCTGTTCGCGGTTGCCGGTTCGCCGGCCCTGCGGTTCACCGATCCGCTGGCGATCGGCACCGTCACGAACGACGACTGA
- a CDS encoding lytic transglycosylase domain-containing protein, producing the protein MVDGEDRSVLRPLRPAAPPDGPATRSSAAAEAPASRLPRPRRPWSRSTTDSPAAPPAAPSSGDVPTKDATPAESATPATDAAPAESATPAKDATPGPAATTTDEVTSAPTPAGRRRRVPLAHAVRLPTPRQAAARATRATRDWSRRPSGRLTLPGVFLLVLVAGTATAGALVVPAAAPPRPAAVDSSADPSTGPTDLVPAAPGATPPPTATLPPGAALPTVPGTAPVGGRPSDALADWARQVGPKVGIAPVAMQAYGYAELVLAETDRSCGLSWTTLAAIGFVESGHGQANNASLGADGRALPEIIGLPLDGQGNRMRIADTDGGRLDRDTTYDRAVGPMQFIPTTWQEIGADADNDGVKDPHNIHDAALAAGNYLCKGGRNLTIPGDWWNAILSYNAVRRYAQEVFDTANRYGQASRT; encoded by the coding sequence GTGGTGGACGGCGAGGACAGATCGGTACTTCGGCCCCTGCGACCGGCCGCGCCGCCCGACGGGCCGGCGACCCGGTCGTCGGCGGCAGCCGAGGCGCCGGCCAGCAGGCTGCCGCGACCCCGCCGGCCGTGGTCGAGGTCCACCACCGATTCCCCGGCCGCACCGCCCGCCGCACCCTCCTCCGGGGACGTCCCGACGAAGGACGCCACGCCGGCCGAGAGCGCCACGCCGGCCACGGACGCCGCGCCGGCCGAGAGCGCCACGCCCGCCAAGGACGCCACGCCGGGCCCGGCGGCCACGACAACCGACGAGGTCACGTCCGCTCCGACCCCGGCGGGCCGACGTCGCCGGGTCCCACTGGCACACGCCGTACGCCTGCCGACGCCGCGCCAGGCGGCGGCGCGGGCCACCCGGGCGACCCGTGACTGGTCACGGCGACCCAGCGGTCGGCTCACCCTGCCGGGCGTCTTCCTGCTGGTCCTGGTCGCCGGCACGGCGACGGCCGGCGCACTGGTCGTGCCCGCCGCCGCCCCGCCACGGCCGGCCGCGGTCGACTCCTCCGCCGACCCGTCCACCGGCCCGACCGACCTCGTGCCCGCCGCGCCCGGCGCGACGCCCCCGCCCACCGCCACGCTCCCGCCGGGTGCCGCGCTGCCGACCGTGCCCGGCACCGCCCCGGTCGGTGGCCGGCCCTCGGACGCGCTCGCCGACTGGGCCCGCCAGGTGGGCCCGAAGGTGGGCATCGCGCCGGTGGCGATGCAGGCGTACGGCTACGCCGAGCTGGTGCTGGCCGAGACCGACCGGAGCTGCGGCCTGAGCTGGACCACGCTGGCCGCGATCGGGTTCGTCGAGTCGGGGCACGGGCAGGCCAACAACGCCAGCCTCGGCGCGGACGGTCGGGCCCTGCCCGAGATCATCGGGCTGCCGTTGGACGGCCAGGGCAACCGGATGCGCATCGCCGACACCGACGGCGGTCGGCTCGACCGGGACACCACCTACGACCGGGCGGTCGGGCCCATGCAGTTCATCCCGACGACCTGGCAGGAGATCGGCGCGGACGCCGACAACGACGGCGTGAAGGACCCGCACAACATCCACGACGCCGCCCTCGCGGCCGGCAACTACCTGTGCAAGGGCGGCCGGAACCTGACCATCCCGGGTGACTGGTGGAACGCCATCCTGTCATACAACGCGGTGCGCCGGTACGCCCAGGAGGTCTTCGACACCGCCAACCGGTACGGACAGGCCAGTCGCACGTGA
- the hemB gene encoding porphobilinogen synthase: MPYPEIRPRRLRRTAAMRRLVSETRVDPAELVVPMFVKEGLAGPRPIASLPGVFQHSRDSLRKAAVEAVQAGVGGIMLFGVPATRDECGSGGVDPDGILNVAIRDVVAEVGDATVVMSDLCLDEFTSHGHCGVLTPGGEVDNDATLAAYAQMAVAQAAAGVGVVGPSGMMDGQVGVVRRALDAAGYTDVTVLAYAAKYASAFYGPFRDAVESALDGDRRTYQQDPANLRESLREVELDVAEGADMVMVKPALPYLDVVSAVRAAVDVPVAAYQVSGEYAMVEAAAANGWVDRERVMLETLTSIRRAGAQVILTYWAVEAALLLRERY; this comes from the coding sequence ATGCCGTACCCCGAGATCCGGCCCCGCCGGCTGCGCCGCACCGCGGCGATGCGGCGGTTGGTGTCCGAGACCCGCGTCGATCCGGCCGAACTGGTCGTTCCGATGTTCGTCAAGGAGGGGCTGGCCGGGCCGCGGCCCATCGCCTCGCTGCCCGGAGTGTTCCAGCACTCCCGGGACTCGCTGCGCAAGGCCGCCGTCGAGGCGGTCCAGGCCGGCGTGGGCGGCATCATGCTGTTCGGGGTGCCCGCCACGCGTGACGAGTGCGGTTCGGGCGGGGTCGACCCCGACGGCATCCTGAACGTGGCGATCCGCGACGTGGTCGCCGAGGTGGGCGACGCCACGGTGGTCATGAGCGATCTCTGTCTGGACGAGTTCACCTCGCACGGGCACTGCGGGGTGCTCACCCCGGGCGGCGAGGTCGACAACGACGCCACGCTGGCCGCCTACGCGCAGATGGCGGTCGCCCAGGCCGCCGCCGGGGTCGGGGTGGTCGGGCCGTCCGGCATGATGGACGGCCAGGTCGGGGTGGTACGCCGGGCGCTCGACGCCGCCGGTTACACCGACGTGACCGTGCTGGCGTACGCCGCCAAGTACGCCTCGGCGTTCTACGGGCCGTTCCGGGACGCGGTGGAGTCGGCGCTGGACGGCGACCGGCGCACCTACCAGCAGGATCCGGCGAACCTGCGGGAGTCGCTGCGCGAGGTGGAGCTGGACGTCGCCGAGGGTGCCGACATGGTGATGGTGAAGCCGGCCCTGCCGTACCTCGACGTGGTGTCGGCGGTGCGCGCGGCGGTCGACGTGCCGGTCGCCGCCTACCAGGTCTCCGGCGAGTACGCGATGGTCGAGGCCGCCGCCGCGAACGGTTGGGTGGACCGGGAGCGGGTGATGCTGGAGACGCTCACCTCGATCCGGCGGGCCGGCGCGCAGGTCATCCTCACCTACTGGGCGGTGGAGGCCGCGCTACTGCTCCGCGAGCGTTACTGA
- a CDS encoding ATP-binding protein, translating to MSTRIHLPSGWVTFVFTDIEGSTRLAQLLGPGYRPVLREHRRLLRRTIAATEGAELLTEGDSFFLAFGDATAALTACLTAQRALAEHEWPTKEAAPRVRMGLHTGWAEPRDGEYASPEVHRAARVAAAAHGGQVLCSAATASRAEPLPAGASLLDLGLHRLRGFDDRERLFQLVAPGLERQFPRPRTADAVAHNLPVQVTTFVGRQAERAELRRLVEGHRLVTVLGAGGAGKTRLAVELGTELVETYPDGVWFVDIAAVTDPGLVAFAVAAVLGLRPEPGRPMVDTLVEYAAPRRMLVVFDTCDAQPAATAELISRLLAGGGGVRVLATSRESFGLPGEVVWRIPPLAVDPPAEGAESDAVALLLDRTAAARGGRQPDAAESADLRRVVRRLDGLPLAIELAAARLRVLSVGQLAERLDDVLGTLDAGRDAPQPPPVERGWTGNQEDTVDLVAAAAGASPPSPASRAVQRSAVERHLTMQATVTWSYRTLGPRAARLLRWLAVFANPVDLPTVEWLLEDDPLDPLSVLVDKSMVLAEPYAAGCTYRMLDPIRAYAARRLAEAGEEQAARDRHVAWSAHALERAHLGPDGSPVTLSLYALDPLAGELRAALRWCATGGSARAGLRLAAGLDQWWRERGLAREGRLWLFRLYGRIAETGEAIPDAELAAAYHMHSLHAGADGEFGEELRYSQRAEAAARQAGDAGLLARVLAGRAAPLVDMRQFAEAERVCREVIDWADGQQVVGEALFAVFSLAELLWRRGALDEAAELLAAARPVEAARPVERGRRSVDMLLGMVALARGDLVAAHEHLLVALRSRMGHGFHGRACDTLNAIAVRCAVGGDPLTGARLFGAAQATRASLRSTPGIYGTYWTQRQVALCGLLGDAAFDEAYGEGAQLGLDEAVALALGVEHPDLAADSVRFATGPHPPALPHPAPAQPIGRPPRRSEHA from the coding sequence GTGTCGACACGGATCCACCTCCCCAGCGGCTGGGTGACGTTCGTCTTCACCGACATCGAGGGCTCCACCCGCCTGGCCCAGCTTCTCGGCCCCGGCTACCGGCCGGTGCTGCGCGAACACCGCCGCCTGCTGCGCCGCACGATCGCCGCGACCGAGGGCGCGGAGCTGCTGACCGAGGGCGATTCGTTCTTCCTCGCCTTCGGGGACGCCACCGCCGCGCTCACCGCCTGCCTCACCGCGCAACGTGCCCTGGCCGAGCACGAGTGGCCCACCAAGGAGGCCGCGCCCCGGGTACGCATGGGCCTGCACACGGGCTGGGCGGAGCCCCGCGACGGCGAGTACGCGAGCCCCGAGGTGCACCGGGCGGCCCGGGTGGCCGCCGCCGCGCACGGCGGGCAGGTGCTCTGTTCCGCCGCCACCGCGTCGCGCGCCGAGCCGCTGCCCGCCGGGGCGTCCCTGCTGGATCTCGGTCTGCACCGGCTGCGTGGCTTCGACGACCGGGAACGGCTGTTCCAACTCGTCGCGCCCGGCCTGGAGCGGCAGTTCCCCCGGCCGCGCACCGCCGACGCCGTCGCCCACAACCTGCCCGTGCAGGTCACCACGTTCGTGGGGCGGCAGGCCGAACGCGCCGAGCTGCGCCGGCTGGTCGAGGGGCACCGGCTGGTCACCGTGCTGGGGGCCGGCGGGGCCGGCAAGACCCGGCTCGCCGTCGAGTTGGGCACCGAACTCGTCGAGACGTACCCGGACGGGGTCTGGTTCGTCGACATCGCCGCCGTGACCGACCCGGGGCTGGTGGCGTTCGCGGTCGCCGCCGTGCTCGGGCTGCGTCCGGAGCCCGGCCGCCCGATGGTCGACACCCTGGTGGAGTACGCGGCACCCCGCCGGATGCTGGTCGTCTTCGACACCTGCGACGCCCAGCCGGCGGCCACCGCCGAACTGATCTCGCGGCTGCTCGCGGGCGGTGGCGGGGTGCGGGTGCTGGCCACCAGCCGGGAGTCGTTCGGGCTGCCCGGCGAGGTGGTCTGGCGGATCCCGCCGCTGGCGGTCGACCCGCCCGCCGAGGGGGCCGAGAGCGACGCGGTCGCCCTCCTGCTGGACCGCACCGCCGCCGCCCGGGGTGGCCGACAGCCCGACGCCGCGGAGTCGGCCGACCTGCGTCGGGTGGTCCGCCGCCTCGACGGGCTGCCACTGGCCATCGAGTTGGCGGCGGCGCGGCTGCGGGTGCTGTCGGTCGGTCAGCTCGCCGAACGCCTCGACGACGTGCTCGGCACGCTCGACGCCGGGCGGGACGCCCCGCAGCCGCCGCCGGTCGAGCGCGGCTGGACGGGCAACCAGGAGGACACCGTGGACCTGGTCGCGGCGGCGGCCGGGGCGTCCCCGCCCAGCCCGGCGTCCCGGGCGGTGCAACGCTCGGCGGTCGAGCGGCACCTCACCATGCAGGCCACGGTCACCTGGTCGTACCGCACCCTGGGGCCCCGCGCGGCCCGGCTGCTGCGCTGGCTGGCGGTGTTCGCGAACCCCGTCGACCTGCCGACCGTGGAGTGGCTGCTCGAAGACGATCCGCTCGACCCGCTCAGCGTGCTGGTGGACAAGTCGATGGTGCTGGCCGAGCCGTACGCGGCCGGGTGCACCTACCGGATGCTCGACCCGATCCGCGCGTACGCCGCGCGCCGGCTGGCCGAGGCGGGGGAGGAGCAGGCGGCCCGGGACCGGCACGTGGCCTGGTCGGCGCACGCGCTGGAACGGGCGCACCTGGGCCCGGACGGCAGCCCGGTGACCCTGTCCCTGTATGCGCTCGATCCCCTCGCCGGGGAACTGCGGGCGGCCCTGCGGTGGTGCGCCACCGGGGGCAGTGCCCGGGCGGGCCTGCGGCTGGCGGCCGGGCTGGACCAGTGGTGGCGGGAGCGGGGGCTGGCCCGGGAGGGTCGGCTCTGGCTGTTCCGGCTGTACGGGCGCATCGCCGAGACGGGTGAGGCGATTCCCGACGCGGAACTGGCCGCCGCGTACCACATGCATTCGCTGCATGCCGGCGCGGACGGCGAGTTCGGCGAGGAGTTGCGCTACTCGCAGCGGGCCGAGGCGGCGGCCCGGCAGGCCGGCGACGCGGGCCTGCTCGCCCGGGTCCTCGCCGGCCGGGCCGCGCCGCTGGTCGACATGAGGCAGTTCGCCGAGGCCGAGCGGGTGTGCCGCGAGGTCATCGACTGGGCCGACGGGCAACAGGTGGTGGGTGAGGCCCTGTTCGCGGTGTTCAGCCTGGCGGAGCTGCTGTGGCGGCGCGGTGCTCTGGACGAGGCGGCGGAACTGCTCGCGGCGGCCCGGCCGGTGGAGGCGGCCCGGCCGGTGGAGCGGGGCCGCCGGTCGGTGGACATGCTCCTCGGCATGGTCGCCCTGGCCCGGGGTGATCTGGTGGCGGCGCACGAACACCTGCTCGTGGCGCTGCGTTCCCGGATGGGCCACGGTTTCCACGGTCGGGCCTGCGACACGCTGAACGCGATCGCGGTGCGCTGCGCGGTGGGAGGTGACCCGCTCACGGGGGCACGGCTCTTCGGCGCGGCGCAGGCGACGCGGGCGAGCCTGCGGTCGACGCCGGGCATCTACGGGACGTACTGGACGCAACGGCAGGTGGCCCTGTGCGGGTTGCTGGGCGACGCGGCGTTCGACGAGGCGTACGGCGAGGGGGCCCAGCTGGGGCTGGACGAGGCGGTGGCGCTGGCGTTGGGGGTGGAGCACCCGGACCTGGCGGCCGACTCCGTACGCTTCGCCACGGGTCCGCATCCGCCCGCGCTCCCGCACCCGGCCCCCGCGCAACCGATCGGCCGCCCGCCCCGCCGCTCCGAACACGCCTGA
- a CDS encoding PadR family transcriptional regulator encodes MLRMTLQVQLVLRALLHEPDRELYGLEIVDSTGLPPGTIYPIMSRLESAGWVESRWEVIDQHAEGRPRRRYYRLASNGVTEARTALAAAGARRRDRTRTVPAGRLRGAQAR; translated from the coding sequence ATGCTGCGGATGACGTTGCAGGTGCAGCTCGTGCTGCGTGCCCTGCTCCACGAACCCGACCGGGAACTGTACGGCCTGGAGATCGTCGACTCCACCGGCCTCCCGCCGGGGACCATCTACCCGATCATGTCGCGCCTGGAATCGGCCGGCTGGGTCGAGAGCCGCTGGGAGGTGATCGACCAGCACGCCGAGGGACGCCCGCGCCGGCGCTACTACCGGCTCGCGTCCAACGGCGTCACCGAGGCACGCACCGCGCTGGCCGCCGCCGGCGCCCGACGACGCGATCGCACCCGTACCGTCCCGGCCGGCCGGCTTCGCGGGGCGCAAGCCCGATGA